In Thermodesulfobium sp. 4217-1, a single genomic region encodes these proteins:
- the rpsK gene encoding 30S ribosomal protein S11, which yields MARKGKVQTRVRKKEKKNILYGIAHIHSTFNNTIIAISDKQGALISWGSGGTAGFKGTKKGTPYAAQLASEVVAKKAMDHGMKQIDVYVKGPGPGRETAIRSLLAAGLSIEMIKDVTPIPHNGCRPPKRRRV from the coding sequence TTGGCAAGAAAGGGTAAAGTACAAACCCGAGTAAGAAAAAAGGAAAAGAAGAATATTCTATATGGGATAGCTCATATTCATTCAACTTTCAACAATACTATTATCGCAATCTCAGATAAACAGGGTGCATTAATATCCTGGGGCAGTGGAGGAACTGCTGGCTTTAAAGGAACCAAAAAAGGAACTCCTTACGCTGCTCAGCTGGCATCAGAAGTTGTAGCTAAAAAGGCAATGGATCATGGAATGAAACAGATCGACGTATATGTAAAAGGTCCTGGTCCTGGCAGAGAAACTGCTATTCGTTCCTTGTTGGCTGCTGGTCTGTCAATTGAGATGATTAAGGATGTCACACCTATTCCTCACAATGGGTGTCGTCCACCTAAGCGTAGAAGGGTATAG
- the rpsM gene encoding 30S ribosomal protein S13: MARIAGVDLAENKKAWVALTYIFGIGRPLAFKILNVTGVDPEKRIKELTEEELIKLRDEVEKNYKVEGDLRRDVAQDIRRLIDLGAFRGLRHRRGLPVRGQRTRTNARTRKGPKRLIGAKKKK; this comes from the coding sequence ATGGCTAGAATTGCTGGAGTTGACCTAGCTGAGAACAAAAAGGCCTGGGTTGCATTAACCTATATTTTTGGGATAGGCAGACCGCTCGCTTTTAAAATTCTTAACGTAACAGGTGTAGATCCCGAAAAGAGAATAAAAGAGCTGACTGAAGAGGAACTCATAAAGCTCAGAGATGAAGTAGAGAAAAATTATAAAGTAGAAGGCGATCTTAGAAGAGACGTAGCCCAAGACATAAGAAGATTGATCGATCTTGGAGCGTTTAGAGGCCTTAGGCACAGGAGAGGTTTGCCAGTCCGCGGTCAAAGAACCAGGACAAATGCAAGGACTAGAAAAGGTCCAAAGCGTTTAATCGGAGCAAAGAAGAAAAAATAG
- the infA gene encoding translation initiation factor IF-1 codes for MAKEEAIEVEGIILEALPNAMFRVELETGHRVLAYVSGKMRMNFIKIVSGDRVKIELSPYDLTRGRIIYRMK; via the coding sequence CTGGCTAAAGAAGAGGCTATTGAGGTTGAAGGCATAATTTTGGAAGCTTTGCCAAATGCAATGTTTAGAGTAGAGCTTGAGACTGGGCATAGAGTTTTGGCTTATGTTTCTGGAAAAATGAGGATGAATTTTATTAAAATTGTTTCTGGCGATCGTGTTAAAATAGAGCTTTCTCCTTACGATCTTACAAGAGGTCGTATTATTTATAGAATGAAATAG
- the rplX gene encoding 50S ribosomal protein L24, whose translation MKNNIISKIKPSVVNGDTVLIRSGKDKGKQGKVIRSIPVKNMIVVEGMNIVTKHAKPNAKGRGGIQKIPAPLAICKVMLICPKCKKPTRIKHKIDSEGNKHRYCSHCNEVFG comes from the coding sequence ATGAAAAACAATATAATTTCAAAAATTAAGCCAAGCGTTGTAAACGGTGACACTGTCCTCATACGGTCTGGCAAGGACAAAGGAAAACAGGGCAAGGTAATAAGGTCTATTCCTGTTAAAAATATGATTGTCGTTGAAGGTATGAATATTGTGACGAAACATGCAAAGCCTAATGCTAAAGGTCGCGGCGGTATTCAAAAAATTCCTGCTCCTCTTGCAATCTGTAAAGTAATGTTAATTTGTCCTAAGTGCAAGAAACCAACAAGAATCAAACACAAAATTGATTCTGAGGGCAATAAGCATCGTTACTGTTCACATTGTAATGAAGTGTTCGGTTAG
- the map gene encoding type I methionyl aminopeptidase, with amino-acid sequence MSILLNRKNLIKSKDEIKALKKAGRVVGKILCEISNIVKPGISTYELEAFAEVFFEREGALPAFKNYKPNFSAKPFPAILCTSINDEVVHGIPSKKRILKEGDILKIDVGSIVDGWCGDSAKTYPVGNISSDAKLLLDVTEKSLYAGINQAVIGGHISDIGAAVQRYVEAFGFSPVRELSGHGIGRSVHEDPCVPNFGTYGHGLKLVDGMTICIEPMINIGTYEVILSRDGWTVSTKDKSLSAHFEHMVAVTEDGPAILSSWGGDETG; translated from the coding sequence ATGAGCATCTTGTTAAATAGAAAGAATTTAATCAAGTCAAAAGATGAAATAAAGGCATTAAAAAAAGCTGGCAGAGTTGTTGGCAAAATTTTATGTGAAATATCTAACATTGTTAAACCAGGTATTTCTACATATGAGCTCGAAGCGTTTGCCGAGGTCTTTTTTGAAAGAGAAGGAGCTCTTCCAGCTTTTAAGAATTATAAGCCAAATTTCTCAGCAAAACCTTTTCCTGCTATACTTTGTACGTCAATTAACGACGAAGTTGTACACGGCATCCCTTCTAAGAAGAGGATACTTAAAGAAGGAGATATTTTGAAAATTGATGTCGGTTCTATTGTTGATGGATGGTGCGGAGATAGTGCGAAAACCTATCCAGTTGGGAACATTTCAAGCGATGCCAAACTTCTTTTAGATGTGACTGAAAAATCTCTTTATGCGGGGATAAATCAAGCTGTTATTGGAGGTCATATCTCTGACATTGGCGCGGCAGTCCAAAGATATGTAGAAGCATTTGGATTTTCTCCTGTTAGAGAGCTTTCTGGTCATGGAATTGGTAGGAGTGTCCATGAGGATCCATGTGTCCCGAACTTTGGGACTTACGGTCACGGGCTTAAATTGGTCGATGGGATGACAATCTGTATTGAACCAATGATTAACATAGGCACCTATGAAGTTATTCTCTCAAGGGATGGTTGGACTGTGTCCACGAAAGACAAATCCCTTTCTGCTCACTTTGAACATATGGTTGCTGTCACTGAAGATGGACCAGCAATCCTTTCCTCTTGGGGGGGTGATGAAACTGGCTAA
- the rplN gene encoding 50S ribosomal protein L14, translated as MLCVQSRLNVADNTGAKKAMVIRVMGKSLGKYAGVGDVVVAVVKVAQPHGMVKKSDVVKAVIVRTHKEIKRADGSVIRFDDNAAVIIDNQGNPRGTRVFGPVARELRDRNYMKIISLAPEVL; from the coding sequence ATGCTTTGCGTTCAATCGAGACTTAATGTTGCTGATAATACAGGTGCTAAAAAGGCAATGGTAATTAGAGTCATGGGAAAGAGTTTGGGCAAATATGCTGGCGTTGGCGATGTAGTTGTTGCTGTCGTAAAAGTGGCTCAACCTCATGGAATGGTCAAAAAATCAGATGTAGTTAAGGCTGTTATAGTTAGGACCCATAAAGAAATCAAAAGGGCAGATGGGTCTGTAATTAGATTTGATGATAATGCTGCTGTGATAATTGACAACCAAGGAAACCCCAGGGGTACCAGGGTGTTTGGTCCGGTAGCAAGAGAGCTTAGAGACAGAAATTATATGAAAATTATTTCTTTGGCTCCGGAGGTCTTATGA
- the rpsQ gene encoding 30S ribosomal protein S17, giving the protein MKKRLKGDVISTKMNKTVLVRVVENEKHALYKKTIRVFAKFKAHDELNECKVGDTVIIEECKPISKEKNWRLVEIVSSKEEDKDALRSIET; this is encoded by the coding sequence ATGAAAAAGCGTTTAAAAGGCGATGTAATTTCTACTAAAATGAATAAAACTGTATTGGTAAGAGTCGTTGAAAATGAAAAACATGCGCTTTACAAGAAAACAATTAGAGTTTTTGCTAAATTTAAAGCTCATGATGAATTAAACGAATGTAAAGTCGGAGATACAGTTATAATTGAGGAGTGTAAGCCAATTAGCAAGGAGAAAAATTGGCGTCTGGTAGAAATTGTTTCAAGCAAGGAGGAAGATAAAGATGCTTTGCGTTCAATCGAGACTTAA
- the rpsD gene encoding 30S ribosomal protein S4: protein MSRYTGPVCRLCRREGMKLFLKGDRCLSEKCAFDKRPTPPGMHINTRVKTSEYGLRLREKQRMKRYYGLIGERQFRRYVEFAEQMGGVTGDNLYFLLERRLDNVLFRAGFASSRQEARQMASHGHFNVNGHRVNIPSYRVKPGDIVSARENSKELFGSEFVEVIKERTPAPWIFVDYDKLEIKFDRLPQREELDAPIRENLIIEFYSR from the coding sequence ATGAGCAGATATACTGGCCCTGTTTGTAGGCTTTGCAGAAGAGAGGGCATGAAACTATTTTTAAAGGGTGATAGGTGTTTATCTGAAAAGTGTGCTTTTGATAAGCGTCCAACTCCTCCGGGCATGCATATTAACACCCGTGTAAAAACCTCAGAGTATGGTTTGCGTTTAAGAGAAAAACAGAGGATGAAGCGTTATTACGGTTTAATCGGCGAAAGACAATTTAGAAGATATGTTGAGTTTGCAGAACAAATGGGTGGCGTGACAGGAGACAATCTTTACTTCTTGTTAGAGAGAAGGCTAGACAATGTTTTATTTAGGGCTGGATTTGCATCAAGTCGTCAGGAAGCAAGACAAATGGCTTCTCATGGTCACTTCAACGTTAACGGTCATCGCGTAAATATACCTTCTTATCGTGTGAAACCTGGAGATATTGTTTCTGCGAGGGAAAATAGTAAAGAACTTTTTGGTTCAGAATTTGTTGAGGTCATAAAGGAAAGAACTCCTGCCCCATGGATATTTGTAGATTATGATAAATTAGAAATCAAATTTGATCGACTTCCTCAACGTGAAGAACTTGATGCACCTATCAGAGAAAATCTAATTATCGAGTTCTATTCTCGATAG
- the rplF gene encoding 50S ribosomal protein L6 has product MSRIGKKLIVIPKGVNVNINVNLVEVSGPLGELSQILPPELEVKIDDNQLEVLRKSDSKRARAFHGLFRSLIANMVTGVSEGFKKGLELVGTGYKAQLQGSKLVMQLRHSHPVEFVPPQEIKFELEGNNKIWVKGNSKALVGQIAANVRKSLPPDAYKGKGIRYIGEILHLKPGKAGSKK; this is encoded by the coding sequence TTGTCTCGAATCGGAAAAAAATTGATTGTTATCCCAAAAGGGGTTAACGTTAATATCAATGTGAATTTAGTAGAAGTAAGTGGACCTCTGGGTGAATTAAGTCAAATTTTACCACCAGAATTAGAGGTTAAGATCGATGATAATCAACTCGAAGTTCTAAGGAAAAGCGATTCTAAAAGAGCAAGAGCTTTTCATGGACTTTTTAGAAGTTTAATAGCAAATATGGTTACAGGTGTATCTGAGGGATTCAAAAAAGGTCTTGAATTGGTGGGAACTGGTTATAAGGCCCAGCTGCAAGGTAGCAAGCTTGTAATGCAACTGAGACATTCGCACCCTGTGGAATTTGTTCCTCCTCAAGAAATTAAATTTGAGCTTGAGGGAAATAATAAAATTTGGGTGAAGGGTAATAGCAAAGCGCTTGTGGGCCAAATTGCAGCAAATGTTCGAAAATCTCTTCCTCCTGATGCTTATAAGGGCAAGGGTATTCGCTATATTGGCGAGATTCTACATCTGAAGCCCGGTAAAGCTGGATCGAAGAAATAA
- the rpsH gene encoding 30S ribosomal protein S8 — MHTDPISDMLIRLKNANNAKQDVFSFPASKEKEAILLILKQENFIEGFERIKSNPQDILRVKLKYINGKRVIRDVKKVSKPGLRIYVGKNDIPRVLGGFGLAILSTPQGIMSDNRARKEGIGGELLCMVW, encoded by the coding sequence ATGCATACTGATCCGATATCCGATATGTTAATAAGGTTAAAAAATGCAAATAATGCAAAACAAGATGTTTTTAGTTTTCCTGCTTCTAAAGAGAAAGAGGCTATTTTACTCATCTTAAAACAGGAGAATTTTATTGAGGGTTTTGAAAGAATTAAATCTAATCCGCAGGATATTTTAAGAGTAAAACTTAAATATATTAACGGTAAAAGAGTTATTAGAGACGTAAAAAAGGTTAGTAAACCAGGACTCAGGATTTACGTTGGCAAAAATGACATTCCAAGAGTCTTGGGCGGTTTTGGTCTGGCAATTCTTTCTACTCCACAAGGCATAATGAGCGATAACAGAGCAAGAAAAGAAGGAATTGGCGGAGAATTGCTTTGCATGGTTTGGTAA
- the rplE gene encoding 50S ribosomal protein L5, protein MNSRLKDLYDSKVTTYLKDKFSYNNIMEVPKPVKVVINIGLGEAVQNAKAVDAATNDLKIISGQKPIIRRAKKSIAAFKIREGMPIGLKVTMRGQRMYYFLDKLFNIAFPRIRDFKGYSDDHFDGRGNLTIGLNEQLVFPEIEYDKIDKVRGMNITIVTTANTDKEAKELLSALGFPFRKS, encoded by the coding sequence ATGAATTCAAGGTTAAAAGATCTATATGATTCAAAGGTAACTACCTACCTTAAGGACAAGTTCTCATATAATAATATTATGGAGGTCCCAAAGCCAGTTAAGGTAGTTATCAATATTGGTTTGGGTGAGGCTGTACAGAACGCTAAGGCAGTCGACGCAGCAACAAACGATCTAAAGATTATTAGTGGTCAAAAACCTATTATTAGAAGGGCAAAGAAATCTATTGCTGCTTTTAAAATTAGGGAAGGTATGCCAATTGGTCTTAAGGTTACAATGCGCGGTCAAAGAATGTACTATTTTCTTGACAAACTCTTTAATATTGCTTTTCCGAGAATAAGAGATTTTAAAGGGTATTCTGATGATCACTTTGATGGCAGAGGCAACTTAACTATTGGTTTAAATGAGCAACTTGTTTTTCCCGAAATTGAATATGATAAGATTGACAAGGTTAGAGGGATGAATATCACCATTGTAACTACTGCTAATACTGATAAGGAAGCTAAGGAATTGCTTAGCGCGCTTGGCTTTCCATTTAGAAAGAGCTAA
- the rpmJ gene encoding 50S ribosomal protein L36 — MKVRASVKKICEKCKIIKRKGIVRVICENPRHKQRQG, encoded by the coding sequence ATGAAGGTTCGTGCATCAGTAAAGAAGATATGTGAAAAGTGTAAGATTATTAAGCGCAAGGGAATAGTAAGAGTAATCTGTGAAAATCCTCGCCATAAACAGCGACAAGGATAA
- the rpsE gene encoding 30S ribosomal protein S5, protein MLNKSQHSLEDVTLQERVIEVRRVARVVAGGKRLRFRVIVIVGNGDGKVGIGIGKAQEVPSAVRKAVEKAKKNLIDVPMRGQTIPVFIQSRFGSSNVILRPAVPGTGIIAGATVRAILELAGYKDVLTKVIGSTNALNTVMATIKGLEDINSSILFSKMRRGVAINE, encoded by the coding sequence ATGTTAAATAAATCTCAACACTCTTTAGAAGATGTAACTCTTCAAGAGCGTGTTATTGAAGTAAGAAGAGTAGCCAGAGTCGTTGCTGGCGGTAAAAGATTAAGATTTCGAGTTATTGTCATAGTTGGCAACGGTGATGGCAAGGTTGGAATTGGTATAGGTAAAGCCCAAGAAGTTCCTTCTGCTGTAAGGAAGGCTGTAGAGAAGGCTAAGAAGAATCTTATAGATGTTCCTATGAGAGGTCAAACTATACCTGTTTTCATACAGTCTAGATTTGGTTCATCTAATGTAATATTAAGACCTGCAGTTCCTGGAACGGGAATTATTGCAGGCGCAACTGTTCGTGCAATCCTTGAACTTGCTGGATATAAGGATGTGCTTACAAAAGTTATAGGTTCTACCAATGCTCTTAATACCGTTATGGCGACCATTAAGGGCTTGGAAGATATTAACAGTTCAATTCTCTTCTCAAAAATGAGAAGGGGGGTCGCAATAAATGAATAG
- a CDS encoding type Z 30S ribosomal protein S14: MARKGLLETWKKPPKFSTREKNRCLLCGRPHAYYRKFGLCRVCLRKMAYEGVIPGLRKASW; encoded by the coding sequence TTGGCAAGAAAGGGTCTGTTAGAAACTTGGAAAAAGCCACCAAAATTTTCAACTCGAGAAAAAAATCGTTGTCTTTTGTGTGGGAGACCGCATGCATATTATCGTAAATTTGGTTTATGCAGGGTTTGTCTAAGGAAAATGGCTTATGAAGGTGTAATACCTGGTCTTAGGAAAGCGAGCTGGTAA
- the secY gene encoding preprotein translocase subunit SecY, translated as MLDSFMGAMNFGDLRNKVIFTILMIVLFRFGTHIPVPGVNHELLSRIIEQSGILGFLDLFSGGALAKFSIFAMGITPYINASIIVQLLTPIVPKMQAMQKESESGRKALAQYTRYLTVVLAALQAIGMSYVLSSAIPVFTMFNTITTIIVITAGSVFLMWMGELITERGIGNGASLLIFIGIISRLPLYFGQTFSLLMIGDINLIQVIALFAIFCLAIVAIVWIQLAERKVPIHYAKKVVGRKVYGGQTSYLPLRINTAGVLPIIFAVSILMLPNTIFGFLRGVPSVQNLAIYLSTLFSPDSILYNFIEFLLIIFFAFFYTAIIYNPVELAGNLKKYGGFIPGIRPGKPTSEYFDKVLTRITTLGGLFLGLIALIPALSELLTKVTTFRGLGATALLIVVGVALDTIRQIQAQLMAKQYEHLVK; from the coding sequence GTGTTAGATAGTTTTATGGGAGCAATGAACTTTGGGGATCTACGTAATAAAGTAATTTTTACGATATTAATGATTGTTTTATTTAGGTTTGGAACCCATATTCCTGTTCCCGGAGTTAACCACGAATTGCTATCCAGGATAATAGAGCAATCAGGAATCTTAGGTTTTCTGGACCTGTTTTCTGGTGGTGCACTTGCCAAGTTTTCAATTTTTGCAATGGGTATAACTCCATATATTAACGCATCAATTATTGTTCAACTTTTGACACCTATTGTTCCAAAAATGCAGGCTATGCAAAAAGAAAGCGAGTCTGGTAGAAAGGCTTTGGCACAGTACACAAGGTATTTAACTGTGGTACTTGCAGCCCTTCAAGCTATCGGTATGAGCTATGTTCTTTCTTCCGCTATTCCTGTATTTACAATGTTTAACACGATAACTACTATCATAGTAATAACAGCTGGCTCTGTTTTTCTAATGTGGATGGGTGAGTTGATAACTGAAAGAGGTATTGGAAATGGTGCGTCACTTTTAATTTTTATAGGCATTATCTCAAGATTGCCTTTGTATTTTGGTCAAACCTTTTCTCTCTTAATGATCGGCGACATAAATCTGATTCAAGTTATCGCATTATTTGCAATCTTTTGTTTGGCAATAGTTGCAATTGTCTGGATTCAATTGGCTGAAAGAAAGGTTCCAATCCATTATGCCAAAAAAGTTGTAGGCAGAAAAGTTTATGGAGGGCAGACATCTTATCTGCCATTAAGAATAAATACCGCAGGCGTATTGCCAATCATATTTGCTGTTTCTATATTGATGCTGCCTAATACTATTTTTGGTTTTTTGAGAGGAGTTCCATCAGTACAGAATCTTGCGATTTACCTGTCAACTTTGTTTTCTCCAGATTCAATCTTGTATAATTTCATTGAATTTCTCTTAATTATATTTTTTGCGTTTTTCTACACAGCAATTATTTATAATCCAGTTGAGCTTGCAGGAAACTTAAAAAAGTATGGAGGCTTTATCCCTGGTATCAGACCAGGCAAGCCGACTTCTGAGTATTTTGATAAGGTTTTAACAAGGATTACTACTCTTGGCGGCTTATTCTTAGGCTTGATAGCGTTAATTCCTGCTTTATCTGAACTTTTGACAAAAGTAACTACATTTAGGGGTTTAGGGGCGACTGCTCTTCTTATTGTGGTCGGTGTAGCACTTGACACAATAAGACAAATTCAAGCGCAGTTGATGGCCAAACAATATGAGCATCTTGTTAAATAG
- the rplR gene encoding 50S ribosomal protein L18, whose protein sequence is MIKEKTRLVGKKLRQKRTRKTVFGTKERPRLSVFRSLNHIYAQIIDDVDGKTLVCASSLDPEIKNSLSGDKKEKSKSIGLLIAKRALEKGIDKVVFDRAGYKYHGRVAMLAGAAREAGLKF, encoded by the coding sequence GTGATAAAAGAGAAAACAAGATTAGTCGGTAAAAAATTAAGACAAAAAAGAACTCGTAAAACTGTTTTTGGCACTAAAGAAAGGCCAAGGCTTTCTGTTTTTAGAAGTCTAAATCATATTTATGCACAGATTATTGATGATGTTGATGGCAAAACTCTTGTGTGCGCTTCATCATTAGATCCTGAGATAAAAAATTCTTTATCTGGTGATAAAAAAGAGAAATCAAAGTCCATTGGATTGCTTATTGCCAAAAGGGCCCTTGAAAAAGGTATAGATAAAGTAGTTTTTGATAGAGCAGGATATAAATATCATGGTCGTGTTGCTATGTTAGCAGGCGCTGCAAGGGAAGCAGGATTAAAGTTCTAA
- the rplP gene encoding 50S ribosomal protein L16: MLMPKRTKWRKPHLFHPRRVAKRGTELLHGDYGLVAMEGGFISANQIEATRRVLARSFKKVGKVWIRIFPQLAVTSKPEEVRMGGGKGSPETWMAVVDPGKIMYEVGGGVEPSVAREALKQAQYKISIKTKIIEANKGGDNS, encoded by the coding sequence ATGTTGATGCCTAAAAGGACAAAGTGGAGAAAACCTCATCTTTTTCATCCAAGGAGAGTAGCTAAAAGAGGTACAGAACTGTTACACGGAGATTATGGTTTGGTCGCTATGGAAGGTGGATTTATCTCTGCCAATCAAATAGAGGCAACTCGTAGGGTCTTAGCAAGGAGTTTTAAAAAGGTTGGCAAAGTTTGGATTAGAATCTTTCCTCAGTTAGCAGTTACATCAAAACCAGAAGAGGTTAGGATGGGCGGAGGAAAAGGATCTCCAGAAACATGGATGGCAGTAGTGGATCCTGGCAAGATTATGTACGAAGTTGGCGGAGGCGTCGAACCATCTGTAGCAAGAGAAGCCCTTAAACAAGCACAATATAAGATTTCTATCAAGACAAAGATAATAGAGGCGAACAAAGGTGGTGACAACTCATGA
- the rpmC gene encoding 50S ribosomal protein L29: MSYKDSEEVKELSSMDVENLEKKLLEARRELFNFRFQQATRQLTNTSNISDVKIRIARILTLLAEKKRGIR; the protein is encoded by the coding sequence ATGAGCTATAAAGATTCTGAAGAAGTGAAAGAATTATCTTCTATGGATGTCGAAAATTTAGAAAAAAAACTTTTAGAGGCTAGGCGTGAGTTGTTTAACTTTAGGTTTCAACAGGCAACCAGACAGTTAACTAATACTTCCAATATTAGTGATGTAAAAATAAGGATTGCTAGAATCTTAACCCTCTTAGCCGAAAAGAAGAGAGGTATCAGATAA
- the rpsC gene encoding 30S ribosomal protein S3, giving the protein MGQKVHPNGLRVGITKDHITHWFAPKSKFGPELVQDYKIRKFVKKELSNAFVSKVLIERRGSKGTDKVKVIVKTARPGMVIGRGGQGREVLRKKLVDEFKTNIDVDVEDIPMPDLDAQLIAENVAAQIERRVTFRRAMKQAIFRSRRSGAKGIKIMVGGRLGGAEVARSEWLREGRVPLQTLRADIDYGFAEAHTIYGLIGVKVWLYVNDFAEHAKFAASILPSPATAKQANLPLEEGEISHVDA; this is encoded by the coding sequence GTGGGTCAAAAAGTACATCCAAATGGATTAAGAGTTGGTATAACCAAAGATCATATAACTCATTGGTTTGCCCCAAAATCAAAGTTTGGTCCTGAACTTGTGCAGGATTATAAAATTAGAAAATTTGTGAAAAAAGAACTTAGCAATGCCTTCGTCTCAAAAGTTTTAATTGAGAGAAGAGGATCAAAAGGAACTGATAAAGTCAAAGTAATTGTAAAGACCGCAAGACCAGGAATGGTTATTGGTCGTGGTGGCCAAGGCAGAGAAGTATTGAGGAAAAAACTTGTAGATGAATTTAAGACAAATATTGATGTTGATGTTGAGGATATTCCAATGCCAGATCTCGACGCACAATTAATTGCTGAAAACGTAGCCGCTCAGATAGAGAGACGTGTTACATTTAGAAGGGCTATGAAGCAGGCAATATTTAGATCTAGACGTTCTGGCGCTAAAGGTATAAAGATTATGGTTGGCGGCAGACTTGGCGGAGCTGAAGTTGCAAGGAGCGAATGGTTAAGAGAGGGAAGAGTTCCTCTTCAAACATTGAGAGCCGATATAGATTATGGATTTGCTGAGGCACATACCATATATGGTCTAATTGGCGTAAAAGTTTGGCTTTATGTTAATGATTTTGCAGAGCATGCAAAGTTCGCTGCTTCAATCCTACCTTCTCCTGCTACCGCGAAACAAGCTAATTTACCCTTAGAGGAAGGAGAAATTAGTCATGTTGATGCCTAA
- the rplO gene encoding 50S ribosomal protein L15: protein MNSLSNLKPNFGSTKEPKRLGRGRSSGHGRTSGKGQAGQNSRSGGGVRPGFEGGQIPIYRRLPKWKGFKNLLFKKNYEVINISRFADFEPGTVITPELLYEKGWVGKNALIKILGDGEINVPLNLKAHKFSSSAKEKIEKSGGTVEVLSC, encoded by the coding sequence ATGAATAGTTTGTCAAATCTTAAACCAAATTTTGGCTCTACAAAAGAACCTAAGAGGTTGGGCAGAGGTAGGAGCTCAGGGCACGGCAGGACTTCTGGAAAGGGTCAGGCTGGCCAAAATTCTCGCTCAGGTGGAGGAGTAAGACCTGGTTTTGAGGGCGGTCAAATTCCTATATATAGGCGTCTTCCAAAATGGAAAGGTTTTAAGAATCTTTTATTTAAGAAGAATTATGAAGTGATAAATATCTCAAGATTTGCTGACTTTGAACCTGGAACTGTTATAACCCCTGAGCTTTTGTATGAAAAAGGCTGGGTAGGCAAAAATGCCTTGATAAAAATTTTAGGTGATGGCGAAATAAATGTTCCTTTAAATCTTAAAGCACATAAGTTTAGTTCTTCCGCCAAAGAGAAAATTGAAAAATCTGGTGGAACCGTAGAGGTGTTGTCGTGTTAG